A single genomic interval of Saccharomyces eubayanus strain FM1318 chromosome IV, whole genome shotgun sequence harbors:
- the DAK2 gene encoding dihydroxyacetone kinase, with translation MSHKQFKSDGNIVAQYLFGLARSNPGLTVIKHDRVIFRTASAPDSGNAPKVTLVSGGGSGHEPTHAGFVGEGALDAAAAGAIFASPSTKQIFSALKAVESPKGTLIIVKNYTGDIIHFGLAAERAKAAGMNIELVAVGDDVSVGKSKGSLVGRRGLGATALVHKIAGAAASHGLDLSEVAKVAQSVVDNSVTINASLDHCSVPGHKSENILGDDEYEIGMGIHNESGTQKSSPLPSIPELVAQLLPLLLGEDEDRSYVKFDSKDDVVLMVNNMGGMSNLELGYATEVISEQLIEKYHIIPKRTITGAFVTALNGPGFGITLLNASKAGSHIIQYFDYPTTASGWNQTYHAAEDWKVLADGKVPTAPSIETVKNKKSSGVTADYDTFAKILLAGIARINEVEPKVTWYDTIAGDGDCGTTLVSGGKALTEAIENHSLRLDDAARGIEDVAHIVEDSMGGTSGGLYSIYLSALAKGVDDSGDKKLTVETFKEASQFALEALYKYTRARPGYRTLIDALQPFVETLNAGKGPRAAAQAAIEGAEKTRKMDALVGRASYVAKEELSKLDGEGGLPDPGAIGLAALLDGLVGAAGY, from the coding sequence ATGTCGCACAAACAATTTAAATCCGATGGAAACATCGTTGCTCAGTATCTATTCGGACTAGCCAGAAGTAATCCGGGTCTTACGGTAATTAAACATGATCGTGTTATTTTCCGTACTGCATCCGCTCCAGACTCAGGAAATGCCCCGAAGGTAACATTGGTATCCGGCGGTGGTAGTGGTCACGAGCCTACTCATGCTGGATTTGTCGGTGAAGGTGCCTTGGATGCAGCTGCTGCAGGAGCAATATTTGCTTCGCCTTCCACTAAACAGATTTTTTCTGCTCTTAAGGCTGTTGAGTCTCCTAAGGGTACCTTGATtattgtgaaaaattatacCGGTGATATTATTCATTTTGGTTTGGCCGCGGAAAGGGCCAAAGCGGCTGGCATGAATATAGAACTAGTTGCAGTTGGGGATGATGTGTCGGTTGGAAAAAGTAAAGGGTCTTTGGTTGGCCGTCGTGGTTTAGGAGCCACTGCACTTGTTCATAAGATTGCCGGCGCTGCAGCTTCCCATGGACTTGATTTATCTGAGGTTGCCAAAGTTGCTCAGTCGGTTGTCGACAATAGCGTTACAATTAATGCATCTCTTGATCACTGCAGTGTCCCTGGACACAAATCCGAGAATATCTTGGGAGATGATGAGTATGAGATTGGTATGGGTATTCACAATGAGTCTGGTACCCAAAAATCTTCTCCATTGCCTTCAATTCCTGAACTTGTTGCTCAATTGCTACCCCTACTTCTTGGGGAGGATGAGGACCGTTCTTATGTGAAGTTTGATTCCAAGGATGACGTAGTTCTCATGGTGAACAATATGGGTGGCATGTCAAATCTAGAATTGGGTTATGCCACAGAAGTCATCTCAGAACAATTGATTGAAAAGTACCACATTATTCCTAAGAGAACAATCACTGGTGCTTTTGTGACTGCTTTGAACGGACCCGGATTTGGTATTACTCTATTGAACGCATCGAAAGCTGGCTCGCATATTATCCAATACTTTGACTACCCCACCACAGCAAGCGGATGGAATCAAACTTATCACGCAGCTGAAGACTGGAAAGTTCTTGCTGACGGAAAAGTTCCTACTGCTCCTTCTATAGAAACAgtgaagaacaaaaaaagttcagGCGTGACGGCAGACTATGATACTTTTGCCAAAATTTTACTTGCCGGAATTGCGAGGATCAACGAGGTTGAGCCAAAAGTCACCTGGTATGATACCATTGCAGGAGATGGTGATTGTGGAACAACTCTTGTTTCTGGTGGTAAGGCGTTGACCGAAGCTATTGAAAATCATTCGTTGCGTCTCGATGATGCTGCTCGTGGTATTGAGGACGTTGCACATATAGTTGAAGACTCAATGGGTGGCACTTCTGGAGGTCTGTACTCAATCTACCTTTCAGCTCTTGCAAAAGGTGTCGATGATTCGGGAGACAAGAAACTTACTGTGGAAACGTTTAAGGAAGCCTCCCAATTTGCTTTAGAAGCTCTGTATAAGTACACCAGAGCACGTCCTGGTTATAGGACATTGATTGATGCTCTTCAACCTTTTGTTGAAACGTTGAATGCCGGAAAGGGCCCTAGAGCAGCTGCTCAAGCTGCTATTGAAGGCGCAGAGAAGACTAGAAAGATGGATGCTCTTGTGGGGCGTGCCTCATACGTGGCTAAGGAAGAGTTGAGTAAACTTGATGGAGAGGGTGGATTGCCTGACCCTGGGGCCATCGGTCTCGCTGCTTTGCTTGATGGTTTGGTTGGAGCTGCTGGGTACTAA
- the REE1 gene encoding Ree1p: MNESKGTLLSKGLWLNEPKEVTEDAGKLSFKTDEKSDFWRETYYGFTRDSGHFLGMKTGNAFSAQLRVQGSYEGLYDQAGIMVRIDDSHWLKAGIEISDGQAMLSSVLTNEISDWSTAVYGGNPYDFWLRITVEKGVLRLQVSSDKKTWPLVRLAPFPVSDHYLVGPMACSPERAGLQVTFSEWDLTAPLGKALHDLT, from the coding sequence ATGAATGAATCTAAAGGTACCCTGTTATCAAAAGGGTTATGGCTCAATGAGCCGAAAGAAGTTACAGAAGACGCGGGTAAACTTAGCTTCAAAACGGATGAGAAATCTGACTTCTGGCGTGAAACCTACTATGGATTTACCCGTGACAGTGGACATTTCTTAGGAATGAAGACAGGCAATGCTTTCTCTGCACAATTACGGGTTCAGGGAAGTTACGAGGGCCTATATGACCAGGCTGGTATAATGGTACGTATAGATGATAGCCATTGGCTCAAAGCTGGCATAGAAATATCTGATGGTCAAGCAATGCTAAGCAGCGTTTTAACAAATGAAATATCCGATTGGTCAACTGCTGTTTATGGTGGAAATCCTTATGATTTCTGGCTTCGGATTACCGTCGAAAAGGGAGTTTTAAGGCTTCAAGTGTCTTCAGACAAAAAGACATGGCCACTGGTACGTTTAGCCCCATTTCCTGTGTCAGACCACTATCTAGTTGGACCGATGGCCTGCTCACCTGAACGTGCTGGGTTACAAGTCACCTTCTCAGAATGGGATCTCACAGCTCCTTTGGGAAAAGCTTTACATGATCTAACTTAG